In the genome of Entelurus aequoreus isolate RoL-2023_Sb linkage group LG08, RoL_Eaeq_v1.1, whole genome shotgun sequence, one region contains:
- the cbx7b gene encoding chromobox protein homolog 7 isoform X2, which produces MELSAIGEQVFAVESIVKRRVRKGNVEYLLKWKGWPPKYSTWEPEEHILDHRLVLAYEEKEQRDRMLSHKRKGSKAKRLLLQNTVYTMDLRSAHKTTDTPRPRLRLSLTRSLGLDEEDEDEEDEGNEEVDEEEEEEEDQSYSDCSQMLCHNNKRKPQNQCLDSRPVSPAQDDCKSEGQKRAAKWNSTIGRVGMTDAVWRPIIGPGEVTVTDVTLNSLTVTFRESHAAKGFFRVWGLEV; this is translated from the exons ATGGAGCTGTCAGCCATCGGCGAGCAAGTGTTTGCCGTGGAATCAATCGTCAAGAGAAGAGTTCGGAAG GGGAACGTGGAGTACCTGTTGAAATGGAAAGGATGGCCTCCAAA GTACAGCACATGGGAACCTGAGGAACACATTCTGGATCATCGTTTAGTCCTAGCCTACGAAGAGAA AGAGCAGAGGGACAGGATGCTGAGTCACAAGAGGAAAGGATCCAAGGCCAAAAGACTCCTGCTGCAG AATACGGTCTATACCATGGACCTTCGCAGTGCTCACAAGACCACGGACACGCCCCGACCACGTTTACGTCTCTCCCTAACCCGCTCGCTGGGTCTGGATGAGGAAGATGAGGATGAGGAAGATGAGGGGAATGAGGAGGTAGatgaagaggaagaagaggaagaggaccAGTCGTACAGTGACTGCAGTCAGATGCTTTGTCACAACAACAAGCGGAAGCCACAGAACCAATGTCTTGACTCGAGGCCAGTGAGTCCAGCACAAGACGACTGTAAAAGCGAAG GTCAAAAGAGGGCAGCCAAGTGGAACTCTACTATTGGCCGAGTGGGCATGACCGACGCAGTCTGGAGACCTATCATTGGTCCAGGAGAGGTGACGGTCACAGACGTCACCCTCAACTCTCTCACCGTGACTTTCCGAGAGTCACATGCGGCCAAAGGCTTCTTCCGAGTGTGGGGGCTGGAAGTTTGA
- the cbx7b gene encoding chromobox protein homolog 7 isoform X1, translating into MELSAIGEQVFAVESIVKRRVRKGNVEYLLKWKGWPPKYSTWEPEEHILDHRLVLAYEEKEQRDRMLSHKRKGSKAKRLLLQNTVYTMDLRSAHKTTDTPRPRLRLSLTRSLGLDEEDEDEEDEGNEEVDEEEEEEEDQSYSDCSQMLCHNNKRKPQNQCLDSRPVSPAQDDCKSEGEEEADEEMVEYDEEEILDTAEKSLDMPNGQKRAAKWNSTIGRVGMTDAVWRPIIGPGEVTVTDVTLNSLTVTFRESHAAKGFFRVWGLEV; encoded by the exons ATGGAGCTGTCAGCCATCGGCGAGCAAGTGTTTGCCGTGGAATCAATCGTCAAGAGAAGAGTTCGGAAG GGGAACGTGGAGTACCTGTTGAAATGGAAAGGATGGCCTCCAAA GTACAGCACATGGGAACCTGAGGAACACATTCTGGATCATCGTTTAGTCCTAGCCTACGAAGAGAA AGAGCAGAGGGACAGGATGCTGAGTCACAAGAGGAAAGGATCCAAGGCCAAAAGACTCCTGCTGCAG AATACGGTCTATACCATGGACCTTCGCAGTGCTCACAAGACCACGGACACGCCCCGACCACGTTTACGTCTCTCCCTAACCCGCTCGCTGGGTCTGGATGAGGAAGATGAGGATGAGGAAGATGAGGGGAATGAGGAGGTAGatgaagaggaagaagaggaagaggaccAGTCGTACAGTGACTGCAGTCAGATGCTTTGTCACAACAACAAGCGGAAGCCACAGAACCAATGTCTTGACTCGAGGCCAGTGAGTCCAGCACAAGACGACTGTAAAAGCGAAGGTGAGGAAGAAGCAGATGAAGAGATGGTTGAATATGATGAGGAGGAAATTCTTGATACAGCAGAAAAAAGCCTTGACATGCCTAACG GTCAAAAGAGGGCAGCCAAGTGGAACTCTACTATTGGCCGAGTGGGCATGACCGACGCAGTCTGGAGACCTATCATTGGTCCAGGAGAGGTGACGGTCACAGACGTCACCCTCAACTCTCTCACCGTGACTTTCCGAGAGTCACATGCGGCCAAAGGCTTCTTCCGAGTGTGGGGGCTGGAAGTTTGA